The Lonsdalea populi genome window below encodes:
- the fliG gene encoding flagellar motor switch protein FliG produces the protein MSMTGTEKSAILLMTIGEDRAAEVFTHLSTREVQHLSAAMANMKQVSNQQLMEVLKEFEVSAEQYAALSVNAGDYLRSVLVKALGEERASTLLEDILESKETSSGMETLNFMEPQSAADLIKDEHPQIIATILIHLKRAQSADILALFDERLRNDVMLRIATFGGVQPAALAELTEVLNGLLDGQNLKRSKMGGIRTAAEIINLMKTQQEEAVIDAVREFDGELAQKIIDEMFLFENLVDVDDRSIQRLLQEVESESLLIALKGAEEPLREKFLRNMSQRAAEILRDDLATRGPVRMSQVENEQKAILLIVRRLADSGEIIIGGGEDAYV, from the coding sequence ATGAGTATGACTGGAACTGAAAAGAGCGCTATTTTGCTGATGACCATCGGCGAAGACCGCGCTGCTGAAGTCTTCACGCATCTTTCCACGCGTGAAGTTCAGCACCTGAGTGCCGCCATGGCGAACATGAAACAGGTGTCCAATCAGCAACTGATGGAAGTGCTGAAAGAATTCGAAGTTTCCGCAGAGCAGTACGCGGCACTGAGCGTCAACGCAGGTGATTATCTGCGTTCCGTTCTGGTCAAAGCGCTGGGTGAAGAGCGTGCATCGACTTTGCTGGAAGATATTCTGGAAAGCAAAGAAACCTCCTCCGGGATGGAAACGCTCAACTTTATGGAGCCGCAGTCTGCGGCTGATCTGATTAAAGATGAGCATCCGCAGATTATCGCCACCATCCTTATTCACCTCAAACGCGCTCAGTCTGCCGATATTTTGGCGTTGTTCGACGAGCGTTTGCGCAACGATGTGATGTTGCGTATCGCTACCTTCGGCGGCGTACAGCCGGCGGCTCTGGCTGAATTGACCGAAGTGTTGAACGGCTTGTTGGACGGACAGAACCTCAAACGTAGCAAGATGGGGGGCATTCGTACTGCGGCTGAGATCATCAACCTGATGAAAACGCAGCAGGAAGAGGCGGTCATCGACGCCGTTCGCGAGTTCGACGGCGAACTGGCGCAGAAAATCATCGACGAAATGTTCCTGTTCGAAAACCTGGTCGACGTGGACGATCGCAGTATTCAGCGTCTATTGCAGGAAGTGGAGTCCGAGTCCCTGCTGATAGCCCTGAAGGGTGCGGAAGAGCCGCTGCGTGAGAAGTTCCTGCGCAACATGTCCCAGCGTGCCGCAGAAATCCTGCGCGACGACCTGGCGACGCGTGGACCGGTTCGTATGTCTCAGGTCGAAAACGAACAGAAAGCTATCCTGCTTATCGTTCGTCGTCTGGCGGACAGCGGTGAGATAATCATCGGCGGCGGCGAGGATGCGTATGTCTAA
- the fliH gene encoding flagellar assembly protein FliH, with translation MSNTNDLPWRPWTLTDLAAPPPSARQEEAAPSYSKEEEASPVEALESLELLREEVQMKAKDAGYKDGQQKGYDEGYQIGLAEGRQQGAQEEQQRQEKLTEQMQQMVTEFQQTLDSLDSVITARLMQMALTAARQVLGQAPVCDGTALLNQIQQMIQQEPLFSGKPNLRVHPSDMERVEKQLGPTLAQHGWRLLADNQLHPGGCKVSAEDGDLDASIATRWHELCHLAAPGEL, from the coding sequence ATGTCTAATACCAATGATTTACCCTGGCGTCCCTGGACGCTGACCGATTTGGCGGCGCCGCCGCCGTCGGCTCGGCAGGAAGAGGCGGCGCCATCCTACTCGAAGGAAGAAGAAGCTTCTCCGGTTGAGGCGTTGGAGTCACTCGAGCTGCTGCGCGAAGAGGTTCAGATGAAAGCCAAAGATGCTGGCTATAAAGACGGTCAGCAAAAGGGCTACGACGAGGGTTACCAAATCGGCCTGGCCGAAGGCCGTCAGCAGGGTGCACAGGAAGAGCAACAGCGGCAGGAAAAGCTGACTGAGCAGATGCAGCAGATGGTGACCGAATTCCAGCAAACGCTCGACTCGCTGGACAGCGTCATTACCGCACGTCTGATGCAGATGGCGCTGACCGCGGCCAGGCAGGTCTTGGGTCAGGCACCGGTCTGCGATGGTACGGCTTTGCTTAATCAGATACAGCAGATGATTCAGCAAGAACCTTTATTTAGCGGCAAGCCTAATTTACGCGTGCATCCGTCCGATATGGAAAGGGTGGAGAAACAGCTGGGGCCGACGCTGGCGCAGCACGGCTGGCGTCTACTGGCTGATAACCAACTGCATCCGGGCGGCTGTAAAGTCAGCGCCGAAGACGGCGATTTGGATGCCAGCATCGCAACGCGTTGGCATGAATTGTGCCACTTGGCTGCGCCGGGAGAGTTGTGA
- the fliI gene encoding flagellar protein export ATPase FliI: MTNRLSRWLTTLDSFEKKIATVPTVRRYGRLTRATGLVLEASGLHLPLGATCLVERVNGDKVEEVESEVVGFNGQRLFLMPLEEVEGIIPGARVYARGGEKHEGKKLPLGPELLGRILDGAGKPLDGLPPPETGLKAPLITPPVNPLQRTPIDHVLDVGVRAINALLTVGRGQRMGLFAGSGVGKSVLLGMMARYTEADVIVVGLIGERGREVKDFIENILGAEGRARAVVIAAPADVSPLLRMQGAAYATRIAEDFRDKGHHVLLIMDSLTRYAMAQREIALAIGEPPATKGYPPSVFAKLPALVERAGNGMHGGGSITAFYTVLTEGDDQQDPIADSARAILDGHIVLSRQLAESGHYPAIDIEASISRAMTALIDESHYAKVRQFKQLLSVYQRNKDLISVGAYASGTDPLLDQAIQLYPQMEAFLQQGMFERCDEQQALQQLNALFGM; this comes from the coding sequence ATGACGAACCGACTCTCTCGCTGGCTGACTACCCTGGATTCGTTCGAGAAGAAGATCGCGACGGTGCCTACCGTGCGTCGTTACGGGCGCCTGACTCGCGCGACCGGACTGGTGCTTGAAGCCTCTGGTCTGCATTTGCCGCTGGGCGCGACCTGCCTTGTTGAACGCGTTAACGGCGACAAAGTCGAAGAAGTCGAAAGTGAAGTCGTTGGTTTTAATGGGCAAAGATTGTTTCTGATGCCGCTCGAAGAAGTCGAAGGCATTATTCCCGGCGCGCGCGTATACGCCCGCGGGGGTGAAAAGCACGAAGGCAAAAAGCTGCCGCTGGGACCTGAACTGCTCGGCAGGATCCTGGACGGCGCGGGTAAACCGCTGGATGGATTGCCGCCGCCGGAAACCGGACTCAAGGCGCCGTTGATCACGCCGCCGGTTAACCCTTTACAGCGAACGCCCATCGATCACGTGCTTGACGTCGGCGTGCGGGCGATCAACGCCTTGCTGACCGTCGGGCGAGGGCAGCGTATGGGCCTCTTCGCCGGTTCCGGCGTGGGTAAAAGTGTGCTGCTGGGTATGATGGCCCGCTATACTGAAGCTGATGTCATCGTGGTGGGTCTGATCGGCGAACGTGGTCGTGAGGTCAAAGACTTCATCGAAAATATTCTGGGGGCCGAAGGCCGCGCTCGAGCGGTGGTCATTGCCGCACCGGCTGACGTTTCCCCGCTGCTGCGCATGCAGGGGGCCGCTTATGCCACCCGCATCGCGGAAGATTTTCGCGATAAGGGACACCATGTGCTGTTAATTATGGATTCCCTGACGCGCTACGCGATGGCTCAGCGAGAAATCGCGCTGGCTATCGGTGAGCCGCCGGCAACCAAGGGCTATCCGCCTTCTGTTTTCGCCAAGCTGCCCGCGTTGGTTGAACGTGCGGGGAACGGCATGCACGGTGGGGGGTCCATTACGGCGTTTTACACGGTGTTGACGGAAGGCGACGATCAGCAAGACCCCATCGCCGACTCCGCCAGGGCGATACTGGATGGCCATATTGTGCTGTCCCGACAGCTGGCTGAATCCGGTCATTACCCGGCAATTGATATCGAAGCGTCGATTAGCCGTGCGATGACAGCTTTGATCGACGAATCACATTACGCCAAAGTAAGGCAATTTAAGCAGTTGCTATCGGTATATCAGCGGAACAAGGATTTGATCAGCGTGGGGGCCTATGCCTCGGGAACAGATCCCTTGCTGGATCAGGCCATACAGCTCTATCCGCAAATGGAAGCGTTTTTACAACAGGGGATGTTCGAACGTTGCGACGAACAGCAGGCATTGCAACAACTGAATGCGCTGTTCGGCATGTAG
- the fliJ gene encoding flagellar export protein FliJ → MKTETPLDKLRELAQQEVDDAATLLGQIRQSHVQAQRQLDMLLRYEDDYRVQLQQTMSSGINSSNWYNYQQFIKTLELAIEQHRKQLAVWAQRLDQAMKTWQAKRQRLNAFETLKERAAQELLVRENRRDQKLMDEFAQRSSLRKLNP, encoded by the coding sequence ATGAAAACTGAAACTCCTCTCGACAAACTTCGCGAATTGGCTCAGCAGGAAGTGGACGATGCCGCTACTCTGCTGGGACAGATCCGTCAGTCGCACGTCCAGGCGCAACGGCAGCTCGATATGCTGCTCAGGTATGAAGACGACTACCGTGTGCAGTTACAGCAGACTATGAGCAGTGGCATTAACTCGTCAAATTGGTACAATTATCAACAGTTTATCAAAACTCTCGAGTTGGCCATTGAACAACATCGCAAACAGCTCGCCGTCTGGGCACAGCGCTTGGATCAAGCCATGAAAACCTGGCAGGCCAAGCGCCAACGGCTGAATGCGTTTGAAACATTAAAAGAACGGGCGGCTCAGGAACTTCTGGTTCGTGAGAACCGTCGAGACCAAAAACTGATGGATGAATTTGCACAGCGCTCGTCATTGAGGAAACTGAATCCATGA